The DNA sequence ATGTAAGTTGAAATGTTCCTGGGTCTTTAATTCTCAGTGACTTCAAAAGGCATCATGGGCATTTAGAATGTAATGTTATAAAACTCTATGACTTCTTgaaatccaaaagaaaatgttGATATTTCTGTTTTAGCAGGCAGTCAATCTGGTTGAGCTCAGACTACCAAGTCCAAACAGCTTTCTGTGGGTTGTGGTTTCTATGTCAGTTTAGTTGTCAGAGACTTCACATTGTTGCTTGAATCTTGCTCACATGTGTGTCACTCTGTGGCCAATATGGAATTTAAGCAGCAGACCCTCTTATTCTCAAACTCCATGTATGCTGCTTAGGGGGTCAGATTCATGCATACGTATCTCAcaggtgagcccaggagttcttaAATAACTTCCAGGGTGATTTTCCCAAATTCTTCCCTGTCTATGTCCGCAGTAGTTTCAGGTTTCCTGTGGCTCTCCTTTTTACTCTTCTGGCTACAATGCAGGGGCCTGTAGTTGCCCCACTTTGCTGTGACTTCCAGTGACTGTCCTTATGCAGAGCCAAGCGGCAGGAGGACAAAGAAAGAGAAGGTGAAGTGGGGCCTCTCACTACCCTTCTTGGGACCACAGCTCCCGTGCTTGGGGAAGAAGGACCCTCTCCTCATGGTTTTGGGCTCCTGTCAGCTCGCAGTGGCACTACTGTTGCAGCAGCCACCAGAGGATTGCTTAGGTGCTGGGGTGCAACAGAacgaagaaagggaagaaaataggCAATTCCCCCTGCTCTCTCTAAACATTAGAAGTCCTTTTCCTGCTCCATGAACCAACCCTAGAGCTTTTCCTGGAGAACCTCCTCtgccttttcctgcctcagtgccTGTTTTCAGATTGCTGTATACGTTTAATACAGAAGACAGCTGAGGAAAAAAAGGTAAGCTCACCACTGGTTCAGTGGTACTTTGGATTTTggtcttcctccccagttcacCTGCTACTGTTGACTTTTCAGGGCCCTCAAATAATTGCTTCATGCTTTCTGTTCAGGTTTATCAGTGAAAGAGACATGGTGGAACAGGCCTACTCCACCTTATCAGGAAGAGGATCCGCcactttggttttaatttgatCTTCTTTGTCTAACTTCTTAAGGTGGAAACAAAGGTCACAGATTATGGGCCATTCTTATCTACTGTAAAAACATTTAAAGCTATATAATTTCCTCTAAGCATTGCTTTAGCTATAACACATAAAATAGTATCTCATTCCATTGTGATTTCTTATTTGACGTGTCAGAATTTACAAATTCACTGCTTAATTTTCAGACATAAGGATTTCCCAAATAGTTGAAATGTAATTCTttaggtgtcttttttttttttattgtaatgttttgtgtttgtgtgtaccaCATACGTAActtaaaatttgccattttagccatttttagtGTATAATTTTTTGGAGGcatttaaatacattcacattgttgtggaaccagcaccaccatccatctccagaactttttcatctttcctaATGAAAACTCTATACCCTTTAAGCAGTAGCATCCCATTCCCCacttcctccagcccctggtaacctctgCTTTCCtcctctatgaatttgactactctggatacctcacataagtggaatcatgcaatatttgtctttttgtgactggcttatttcacttagcataatgtcttcaaggttcatccttgAAGTGGATTCAGCATTTCACTGCCAGTTTTTATATACTCAAACTAACTTCCtcattcatgtttattttttgttcaaaTTGAATATctaaataatagcaaaaatggTTTAGGAGTACCGTTATTACTGAATCTTTCATATTTAAGactgtgttttgcatttttttttttttttttttttttgagacggagtctcgctctgtggcccaggctggagggcagtggccggatctcagctcactgcaagctctgcctcccgggtttacaccattctcctgcctcagcctcctgagtagctgggactacaggcgcccaccacctcgcccggctagttttttgtattttttagtagagacggggtttcaccgtgttagccaggatggtctcgatctcctgacctcgtgatccgcccatctcggcctcccaaagtgctgggattacaggcttgagccaccgcacccagcctgtgttttgcatttctctgcacATGTATGGAGTGCTGACCATGTGGAGTTCTTGAGTCACATCAGTCTGCCCTCAGTTCTTGCAGGCATGGCCCCATTGTCTTTCGGCATCCTGTGTTCCTGAGAAAATCTCTTCtgccacttttttaaaaatttgtagttaaccttttttttttttttataagcatCAACTCCTCAGAACTTTTAAGTCTAAATTTCATGAAGGTATACTGAATCTTACTATTAAGTTTTCTGCAGTACAAAAATATGTTTGAacttaaaatgattaatattttcCAGAATAGCAAATACTTTGCTctttttctaatttgatttttgAAATACACAGAAGAATGTGTAAAGTCTGTACTGTTCAACAAAAACCTACATACTCTTCTAAGccctttataaatattaactaacTTTTGTTCTCATATCAGCACTATAAGATAGGTACCATTTAACAGATTTGGACAGtagagcacagagaggttaagaaacctgcccaaggtgtggtggctcgcgcctgtaatcccagcactttgggaggccaaggtgggcagatcacgaggtcaggagctcaagaccatcttggctaacatggtgaaaccctgtctctactaaaaatacaaaaaattagccggcatggtggtgggtgcctatagtcccagctacttgggaggctgaggcaggagaagggcgtgaacccgggaagcagagcttgcggtgagccaagatcatgcaactgcactccagtctgggcaacagagcaagactctgtcttaaaaaaaaaaaaaaaaacctgcccaaagtcacacagctaatagtGGTGGAGCTCCAGAGTTCATTTTGAgttcattaactcaaaagtccaaagtttcatcttaGTGTTATCGTAACCACTGTACCCTTctgtttctctgcttctctttttagTTAATAACAATAAAGACAAacgaagaaaaaagaaagcaggccaggcacaggggctcgcacctgtaatctcagcactttgggaggccaaggtgggcagatcacctgaggtcaggagttcaagatcagcctggccaacatggtgaaaccccgtctctactaaaaagacaaaattaggcatggtggtgcatgcctgtagtccctgtagtcccagctacttgggaggcagaggcaggagaatcactgaacccaggaggcggaggttgcagtgagccaagatagagccattgcactccagcctgggtgacaagagcgaaactccatctcaaaataataataataataacaacaacaataataacaaatagtaataataataaagcagatATCCAGTTACCAGAGCCCAGGtgaagaaacagaacattgcTAGTGCCATGGAAATGCTTGGTGTGCATCTCCTCATTCACATCCTTTTACCTCTCTCTATCCAAAATATAACCATTATTCTGACTTTTGTGatgcttcctctcctctccttataGTATTGCCATTTATCATTGAATCTCTAAACAATATATTTGGTTTTGgtctgttttaaaactttaaattgaATCTtaaatagatacacacacacatatacatatatatatattatgtgcctttgcttattcattcatatTGATATGTGTAGCTTTAGTTTATTAATGTTCGCTGTTGTCagttattccattgtataaacaCCTGACAATCttgttatgtattttttgatgacaggcatttgtgttgtttccaatttttgctgTTGTACACAATGCTATGTGAAGAATCATGAATTCTCATACTGTTGCAAGGTAGAGTTACCTAAGTATATGTACCTAGTAGTAGACTTGCTAAATCAGCCAATGTGCTCGCTCTAGGTTGTACTaaactatttttcaaatgcttgAATCAGATTGCATTTCCACCAGGAGTATGTGGAAGTTCCCATTACTGCATCTTTCCAAAATCTGAAGCTGTCAGTTTGAATTTTTAGGTTTTGTTACTTGGGCGGATGTGGTAATGGTATCTTGTTGCAGCTTTAATTGGCTTTCCCTTGGTTACTGTTGAGATTGGGCATCTTTGGTTACGTTTGCAGACCATTCAGGTTTCCTTTTCTTAAGTgcttattcaagtcttttgcccatttttctagtGGGCTTGGTGTTTCATAAGTGTTATTTTGCAAGTCTCCATTCTAGTTTTTTGTGGGtcatatgttgcaaatattttctcccagtaggtagtttctatttttttagcttttatttttatttttatattttgagacaggatcttgctctgtcacccaggctagagtgcagtggcaccatctcgactcactgcaagctccgcctcccaggttcacaccattctcctgcctcaacctcctagtagctgggactataggcgtgtgccaccacgcctggctaattttttgtatttttagtagagatggggtttcactgtgttagccaggatggtctcgatctcctgacctgtgatctgcccacctcagcctcccaaagtgctgggattccaggcgttagccaccgtgcccggccacctgCTGGTATTTTCATACTGAGTTTGACAGGTCCTCTGTTTGGGGTCACTTGGTGGTATATgttttggaggtggagcctgcttgactttccactttttctctcttttcacgTAAGCAGATCAGGTTGGAAGAAAGAGGCCTGGTTAATGCATATTTCTTGCTTCACAGGAAAGCTTGTGCCCATAGGCCTTTGGTTTGTTTGTTCAGTGTTGATCTCTCTCTGTTGACTTTGATCAGCAGTCAAAAAGCTGATTCTCAGGTTGCAGTTCTAGCCCTCTACCCCTTATTTTGTCTGGGATAAGAAATAGGATCTAAGAAAATGTTAGTCTGAGTAGCTACAAGGTCCTTTTCCAGCCTCCTCTCAAACAGTTCAGCAGATGCCCTTGCCTGTCCCTACCACCAGTTCTCATCTCTAAGGAATGGATATTTAGGAAGTAGTAGGATCCTTTAGGACTGTCTTACCTCTGTGAATAAGTTACAGCCTGCTTAAAGTTTAAGGGGAAGAAACCTCTAGATTGTGTCATCCTCCCTTTAAGTTTCACGTATGTCCTGGTACTTTATGTTCCAGAGGAGTATATTCCCAAAGGGTAGTTTacatactgtattagtctgtcctcacattgctataaagaaacacctgagactaggttatttatttatttatttatttagagatgtagtttcgctcttgtcacccaggccggagtgcgatggcgcaattttggctcggtgcaacctccacctcctgggttcaagtgattttcctgcctcagcctcctcagtagctgggattacaggtgcacaccatcacacccggctaattttttttttttttttttttgtatttttttttttagtagagatggagttttgctatgttggccaggctggtcttgaactcctgacctcaggtgatctacccacctcagcctcccaaagtgctgggattatagccatgagccaccacgcccagctgagactgggtaatttataagaaaagtttaattggcttatggttctacaggctgtataggaagtaTTAGTGCCAGTATCTGCttctagggaagcctcaggaggCTTATTATAATCATAGTGGAGGGCaaaggggagcaggcacatcaaaTGATAAAatcaggagcaagagagagtggcagggggaggtgctacacacttgtAAGTGTGTAGTCCTCTTCTCACAggtctactaggcagtgccccagtggggattctACATGGGGGCTCCAATGCCACATTTCtcctctgcattgccctagtaTCGGTTCTCTGTGTggcctctgcccctgcagcaggcttctacCTGGACACCTAGGcttttctatacatcctctgaaatctagatagAGGTTCCCAAGCCTTAACTGTTGAACTGTGTATACCTGCAGGCTTTAATACCATGtcaaagctgccaaggcttacagcttgcaccctctgaagcagcagcctgagctgtaacctggcccctttcagccatgggtggatctggagtggctgggatgcagggagcagtgtcccaAGGCTGTGCTGGACactgggccctgggcctggcccaggaaaccattcaGTCATCCTAGGCCTctggtgggaggggctgctgtgaagttctctgaaatgcctttgaggtcttttccccattgtcttggcttaTTAGTGCTGGGGTCCTTTTTACtcatgtaaatttctgcagcctgcttgaattccttccctgaaaatgggcttttcttttctaccacatggctaggctgcaaattttccactTATTCCCTTTTAAATATCAGTTCCagttttaagtcatttctttttttttttttttttttttttgagacggagtctcgccctgtcacccaggctggagtgcagtggccggatctcagctcactgcaagctccgcctcccgggttcacgccattctcctgcctcagcctccggggtagctgggactacaggcgccgccactttgcccggctagttttttgtagtttttagtagagacggggtttcaccgtgttagccaggatggtctcgatctcctgtccttgtgatccgcccgtctcggcctcccaaagtgctgggattacaggcttgagccaccgcgcccggcctagttttaagtcatttctttgttcTCACATCTGAGCATAGATTGTTAGCAGCCAACCCACCTCTTgtatgctttgctgcttagaaatttcgtccaccagataccctaaatcaccactctcaagttcaaagttccacagatccctagggcaggggCACAGTGCAGCCGAGTTCTTTGCTAAGGCACAGCAAAAGTGACCTTTCCTCCAATTCCCAggaagttcctcatttccatctgagaccttaaCCAAGACTTcgctgtccatatcactatcagcattttggtcacaaccatttaatcAGTTTCTAAGATGTTCCAAACTCTcccttatcttcctgtcttcttctgggtCTTCCAAACCCTTCCAACCTTTGTCTGTTACCCAGTTATTCCAAAGTCacctccacattttcaggtatctttatagaaaTTCTCCACTTCCCAGTACCAACTTTCTGTATTAGTCAATTCTCACattgttatgaagaaatacctcagactgggtaatttataagaaaaaaggcttaattggctcacagttcctgtacaagaagcatagtgtCGGCAtctgcttttggggaggcctcaggaggcttacaatcatggcagtaggtgaggggaagcaggcacatcaaATGGCAAAAGCAAGAGCAAGAGTGAGGAGGGAGGTGCTAGACTCTtgtaaataaccagatctcacaagaactcattCATGATAgagaggacagtaccaagggggatggtgctgAACCTTTCATaagaaaccactcccatgatccaatcacctcccataaggccccgcctccaacaccggggattacatttcagtatgaaatgtgggtggggacacacatccaaactataccaCATAGATTGTTATTTACTTcctatcatattttatttacttcctgtatcatatttctttctttttccttttttttttttttttttttgagacagagttcaagaccagcctggccaaaatggtggaatcccatgtctactaaaaatacaaaaattagctgggcatggtggcagatgcctgtagtcttagctacttatgaggctgagatgggagggttgcttgaacccaggaggtggaggctgcagtgagctgaggtagtaccaccgcactccagcctgggtgacagagtcaccaccacgcctggctaatttttgtatttttggtagagatggagtttcatcattttggccaggctggtcttgaactcctgacctcaagtgatccgcctgccttggcctctcaaagtgctgagattacagccgtgagccaccacgcccagccttgacCATATTTCTTAATCCTCATTTTATATCTGTGACCCTCAGACCCAGTGAGACAAGTAACTAGTTAAGATGGTGTTAAGAGCCAGGGTTTGAATCCAAGTTTGTCTGACTTTGGGTCAGCAATCTTTACACTGTGTCACACTGTGACATTTTAGGAAGATTAATTTGGTGTAGGATTCCTAGGTGACCTTGTAGGAGGAAAGAAACTGCTGCTAGGAATACCAGGTACAGTGTGCAGGGTCTCCTGATCTGCCTTTCCCAAGCCCAGCTCTTCTGCATCTGTTTCTTTCATTCCATCTTCTTTATGTAGCACCTACTCCAGTGGCCAGTGCCTTCACTGTGCCTCCCTCCTGAAAGGGCTCACTCTTTTCTCTGCTTACCCAGTATATCTGCCATCCCCTGCTTTCAGTTCCCCTGTTATCTTTGGACCAGTTCggtgttctttctctctctccctatttCTCTACCTAATTTTAGGTGTGTCTTTGAAAGCTCTCAAACGTGCTCAACAGTTATTTTAGTTTGAGAGCTAGTTTAATTCTCTCATTCCCACCTATGCAGTTTCCAGTCTCCCAGCACAGAAACCAATGTgcgtttgaaatttttttctttttcagactggGAGACAAGACTTGAAACCAAAGCGCCAACTCTGAAGCCCAATATTACTGAAGATTTATGCCATGGGGTACTAATGGAAAGGGAAGGTGTCTGGCATTCTACTGTAGGGGAAACCTGGGAACCTAATAACTGGTTAGAGGGACAACAGGATAGTCATCTGAGCCAAGTGACAGTTACCCCTAAGGAAACCTTCACCGAGAGGAGAGTATGTGGAGGTAATGAATTTGAAAGATATTCCAGTCAGGATTCAATCCTTGGTACACAACAAAGCATTCCTATGGTAAAAAGGCCCCATAACTGTAATTCACATGGAGAAGATGCCACGCAAAATTCTGAGTTAGTTAAAACTCAAAGAATGTTTGTAGGAAAGAAGATCTATGAATGTAATCAGTGCAGCAAAACCTTCAGCCAGAGCTCATCCCTTCTTAAGCACCAGAGGACtcatactggggagaaaccctTTAAGTGTAATGTATGTGGGAAACACTTCATTGAATGCTCCTCCCTTAATGTACAtcaaagaattcatactggagagaaaccctatgaatgtaatgaatgtggcaaagcctttagtcAGAGCATGAATCTTACTGTCCATCAAcgaactcacactggagagaaaccttatcaGTGTAAAGAGTGTGGCAAAGCCTTCCATAAGAATTCATCTCTTATTCAACATGAAAggattcatactggagagaaaccctacaaatgtaatgaatgtgggaaagcttttaCCCAAAGCATGAATTTGACAGTCCATCAGAGAACTCATACAggagaaaaaccctatgaatgtaatgaatgtggaaaagccttcagTCAAAGTATGCATCTTATTGTCCATCAGAGAAgccatactggagaaaaaccctatgaGTGTAGTCAGTGTGGAAAAGCCTTTAGTAAGAGCTCAACTCTTACCCTACATCAGCGAAatcacactggagaaaaaccctacaaatgtaacAAATGCGGGAAATCCTTTAGCCAAAGTACGTATCTTATAGAACATCAGAGGCTTCATTCTGGAGTAAAACCTTTTGAATGTAATCAGTGTGGAAAAGCTTTCAGTAAGAATTCATCTCTAACTCAACATcggagaattcacactggagagaaaccttatgagTGTGTGGTATGTGGAAAACATTTCACTGGACGATCATCCCTTACTGTGCATCAGGttattcacactggagagaaaccttataaGTGCAATGAATGTGGAAAGGCATTCAGCCAGAGTGCTTACCTTATTGAACATCAAAGaattcatactggtgagaaaccctatgaatgtgaTCAGTGTGGAAAGGCCTTCATTAAGAATTCATCCCTTACAGTGCATCAGAGaactcatacaggagagaaaccctatcaGTGTAATGAATGCGGAAAAGCCTTCAGCCGGAGTACAAACCTGACTCGACATCAAAGAACTCATACATGAGGAATGTTTCCACTGGCCCCTACATCATGTTTAACTCTTCAGTAATAATCATATAAGACATACAATGTAGAAACCTAATAAACGTGATGATTGTGGGAATTTTCCAGTTGAAGTATATCAGATAATACCACTGCAGAGAAGTCATCTAAAAGTAGAGAAATCTTGATTCAGAAGGTATAACTTAGTTTATATCAGAAGGTTTAAGTAGCTAATATAAACAATGAAGACTCATGCTGAAGATAAGTTCTATTATATCATACTGCACATTCTCCTTTGGCCATCAGAGACTTTACACTGGAGAGAAAAATGTGAGCATGTTTAACTGGACAGCCCAGAGACCTGGTATGTAGTCCTAATCTGCCACTGCCTTGGACAAGTCACCTACTTCCACCAGGTTGTGGTTCTTTATTTGGTAAATGAATGATTTTGGAGTTAGAAATCTTGTAGGATCTCTGTTAGCTCTAAAATGTTACAACCCTATAAATATAATGAATGCTGGGAAATCTTTGTTCTTTTACAATCTTATGCTGTCTAGATGCTCTTGTTCCACAGTCTGGTTTCCTTGGATGTTTTTGATCAAAATTATTTACCTTTACCAATTCCTAGTACCCTTCCATGCCCCTAATCTTCCCCTGCATTGTTACTTTGTCCCCTAACTACAGTCTGGTTTCCATAAATTAATGGAATAAGTATGCAGATCTTAATGCAATAGCATGCTGTTTTCTCAATTAATAGTTCTTAAACTGTCATTAAATGATCATTTAGAAAATAACATAATCCTCTAAGTACAAAGGAATCACATACAAATCTTTGTGTCATGTTCTGGCTATcaaagtggaaaagaaaagacagaggggCTGAACACTGACAGACATAGCCATCTGACCTATTAACAAAATGTTGAGGCTGgacaaagtggctcatgcctgtaatcctagcactttgggaggctgaggcaggatgattgttTGAtttcaggagctcaagaccagcctgggcaacatagtgagacattgtctctgcactccagcctaggcaacagaataagaactttgtctcaaaacaaaaataacgtTGCAACTCAAAAACATACTCAAAACAATATAGGGAGATTTTATAGCTCTATAGTTATTATGGTAGTTAAGATAGCTTTGTTTATTTCATACATTTACCAAGTCCTAAATATGTGTTAGACATGATTAGAAAATCAAAATGAGTAAGATATATTCTTTGGTTTATAAGGGTTAAACTAAAAAAGTGTCAGTATgataggagaggagaggaagaataCAAGCAATCACAAAGCAGAATTTAGGAAATTTAGTAACTGACTAAATGTGCTGCTTGAATGAGAAGGAAGAGTCTAGGATGACTTGGAGTTCTTACTTTGGTAGATAAGGTTGCCATAATTAAAAACACCTATAGTTGCCAAATTTTGTGAGGCAATGATGACTTCACTTTGGGTACATTTCCATGAGTCTGTGAGACATCCGAGGGAAGGGTCCTGATAGTCAGCAGAAAGTGATAAAGGAGATACTTGCAGGACTGTCACTGATGGGGTAGGTGgtaaaaaaaagaagcagtagACGCTAAGTGGAaaagcagcaaaaagaaaaacagaaaaatcagaagTGGATCACAAAGGTAAAAAGATAGTTTTAACACAGGGATAGGAAGAGTTAATACTGTAAAATGCTATGGAGGGCAAAGtaagataaaaatagaactatgtCGGCCaattgcagtggctcacgcctgtaatcccagcactttgagaggccaaggcaggcagatcatgaggccaggagatcaagaccatcctggctaacatgctgaaaccccgtctctactaaaaatgcaaaaaaattagctgggcatggtggcatagacctgtcgtcccagctacttgggaggctgaggcaggagaatggcgtaaacctgggaggtggagcttgcagtgaactgagatcacaccactacactccagcctgggcaacagagcaagactccatctcaaaaagaaaaagtagaactTATGTCCTTTTGCTTGGGCTATCAATTTAAGACAGATGGCTTAAAACCTCTGTTTGAGTTGGTTGAAGAGTGGTTAAGTGTTAAAAAGAACTTAGCTTTACTGAGGTGGGAGAGACTCAGAAAGACAACTAGAGGGAGGCTGGGGCTTGGAGCATATCAGAAGAGATGTGAGCTGCAAACAATGGAAAGCCCAGTCCATGATGGTGTAAGAAAGTAGAGATTTACTTTTCTCACAACAAATCTGGAGGTGGCTATCACTTGTTCACAGATAAAACAATTCAGTGTCTTAAGTTTAATGGGGTTTCCATCATGGTTACATCATGATGGCCATAGCATCAAGTAAAGTGTCTGCATTcaaggcaggagggaggaggagggaagcacCAGCAACATCAGTGCCTTTGATGAGGAAAGTTTTTCCCGGAGGCCACTCAGTAGACTCCTGCTTACAGCTCATTGACCACAGCTGTATTGCATGGCCACCTCCTAGCACAAGGAAGGCTGTGGAAAGAAGTATTTAACCTTTCCAGCCTCTATAGAGGAGGCAGGCACAAAAAAGGGGGGTTGAGAATGGTGTTGATTTAGCCAGCCAACAATCTGCCAGGAAGTGTTTGTATGATTTAAGGTAGGATTGAGCATgttcaaaactgaaaaaagagGTGTGGAAGAGTGAAGGTACAGAAAGGAGGGGACATGCAGCTCAAAGTGGGAAAATAAGGTCTGGAACACAGGTGGAGGCTGTAGGGATCTCTTTCAATAGGAGGAAGGAAACTTTCCACTGGGAGAGACGGGCATCCACAAACGATGGGTACAGAAGATGTTTGTGGGCGGCAATGGAGGCAGTTCCTGTGAACTCGTGTAACTGTTTGAACCTTCAGCACCCAGTCTCTGGGCTATGTGACCTCTCAGAGTTAATATTTTGCCAATTTTGAGTCGTTGCCTCCATCCTAGGCttcaaaatctttcatttttccctttctctcttgtcCTGTGCCTGCCTTTTGAGCTTTATTTTGCTGCTGTCTTTATCTTTTCCATCTGTTTTCTACCCATTTCTTTTGTCTGCCTCCTTTCTTCCCCTCTGGTTCTCTCTCTCAAGATCATGTggggaacaagaaaaaaataaagaaaaaaaatctgaaaagaaaggaggagaccCCGTAGAAGAGAGAGATTATTAAAAATCTAAGTTCCCAAGGATATGGCTAGTTTGATGTTTTATTCCCCCTTTCCTGTTCTAACTCCAGTGGTTTGTATTTGAATATAG is a window from the Rhinopithecus roxellana isolate Shanxi Qingling chromosome 3, ASM756505v1, whole genome shotgun sequence genome containing:
- the ZFP2 gene encoding zinc finger protein 2 homolog — translated: MDWETRLETKAPTLKPNITEDLCHGVLMEREGVWHSTVGETWEPNNWLEGQQDSHLSQVTVTPKETFTERRVCGGNEFERYSSQDSILGTQQSIPMVKRPHNCNSHGEDATQNSELVKTQRMFVGKKIYECNQCSKTFSQSSSLLKHQRTHTGEKPFKCNVCGKHFIECSSLNVHQRIHTGEKPYECNECGKAFSQSMNLTVHQRTHTGEKPYQCKECGKAFHKNSSLIQHERIHTGEKPYKCNECGKAFTQSMNLTVHQRTHTGEKPYECNECGKAFSQSMHLIVHQRSHTGEKPYECSQCGKAFSKSSTLTLHQRNHTGEKPYKCNKCGKSFSQSTYLIEHQRLHSGVKPFECNQCGKAFSKNSSLTQHRRIHTGEKPYECVVCGKHFTGRSSLTVHQVIHTGEKPYKCNECGKAFSQSAYLIEHQRIHTGEKPYECDQCGKAFIKNSSLTVHQRTHTGEKPYQCNECGKAFSRSTNLTRHQRTHT